One Euphorbia lathyris chromosome 1, ddEupLath1.1, whole genome shotgun sequence DNA segment encodes these proteins:
- the LOC136235936 gene encoding photosystem I reaction center subunit psaK, chloroplastic: protein MAASASFMSTIPQFNGLKTQQAAAPVKSLAAVGRRKGNGGLGARMDFIGSPTNLIMVTSTSLMLFAGRFGLAPSANRKATAGLKLEARDSGLQTGDPAGFTLADTLACGTVGHIIGVGVVLGLKNIGAF from the exons ATGGCAGCCTCAGCTTCGTTCATGAGCACGATCCCTCAATTCAATGGACTTAAAACTCAACAGGCTGCTGCTCCTGTGAAATCTCTG GCAGCAGTTGGCAGGAGAAAGGGGAATGGAGGATTAGGAGCTCGGATGGATTTCATAGGTTCACCAACAAATTTGATAATGGTGACATCAACAAGTCTAATGCTATTTGCAGGAAGATTTGGATTAGCACCATCAGCAAACAGAAAGGCAACAGCAGGGCTGAAGTTAGAAGCAAGGGATTCAGGACTGCAAACAGGAGATCCAGCTGGCTTCACTCTTGCTGATACTTTGGCTTGTGGTACTGTTGGTCACATTATTGGTGTTGGTGTTGTTCTTGGCCTTAAGAACATTGGCGCTTTCTAA
- the LOC136208890 gene encoding uncharacterized protein yields the protein MWPSIALEKSDERLRSYRAQIDRLTADEVMWMLYGPEAITGTPRTTYAEWIRYKDVIKLYMPGRCLRQLSYVKTIPRPILMPSKAVRPWSTKQYRVDVLHAMAQDCWDSFPESAMLILSRFMPARIPSACEDQYMNWYYHHSYPRLLLEITGPAPTVHTRLNSEIWVSRLANRDEGVLDVLKGHDEEDAAEWRQLLEHIMGAWHLAK from the exons ATGTGGCCATCCATCGCGCTAGAGAAGAGTGATGAGAGGCTGAGATCATATCGAGCCCAGATTGATAGATTGACAGCGGACGAG gtgatgtggatgcTGTATGGTCCTGAGGCCATTACAGGTACCCCGAGGACGACATACGCCGAATGGATACGATACAAGGATGTGATCAAGCTGTACATGCCGGGAAGATGCCTTCGCCAGCTGAGTTACGTGAAGACCATCCCTAGACCAATATTGATGCCTTCCAAGGCTGTACGTCCCTGGTCTACCAAACAGTATCGGGTAGATGTGCTACATGCGATGGCGCAGGATTGTTGGGACTCGTTTCCCGAGTCGGCTATGTTGATATTGTCTCGGTTCATGCCAGCCCGGATTCCGTCGGCTTGTGAGGATCAGTACATGAATTGGTACTATCATCATTCATATCCTCGTCTACTTCTGGAGATTACTGGACCCGCACCGACTGTTCATACTCGATTGAACAGTGAGATT TGGGTTAGCCGTTTGGCTAACAGGGACGAAGGTGTGTTGGATGTGCTGAAAGGGCATGATGAGGAGGATGCGGCCGAGTGGAGACAGTTGTTAGAGCATATTATGGGtgcttggcatttggccaagtga